The Candidatus Syntrophosphaera sp. DNA window ACCCACCACTACGCCGAGATCGAGGTCAACGCCCTGGGAACGGTCTGGGACCTGTTTCTGATCAAGCCCTACCGCGACGAGCATTCTGCTCTCAACGGCTGGGAATGCCCCGGCCTGGAGGTCGCGATCGGGATCGAAGGCACGCTCAACGACCCCAGCGACACCGATCTGGAATGGACCGTGGAAATGCTGATCCCTTGGGAGGCCATGGCGGAATTTGCCAATAAACCAGTCCCCCCGGAGGAAGGCGACTTCTGGCGCATCAATTTTTCCCGCGTGCAATGGCAAACCCAGATCCTGGACGGACAGTATGAGAAAGTTCCCGGAAAGCCCGAATATAACTGGGTTTGGAGTCCCCAGGGCCTGATCAACATGCACTATCCCGAGCGCTGGGGATACGTGTTTTTCACCCGTGCCCGCAGCGGCGAGGCGGACCCTGGATTCATCATCCCACAGGAAGAACAGGCCCGCGAGTATCTGCGCCAGGTTTACTACGCCCAAAGGCAGCATTGGCTGGACCGCGGAAGCTACGCCAGATCGCTTTCCAAGCTCCAAATGAAGCCTCTGGACCACTCAGGAAAACGGCTCAAACCAATATTGGAGACCACGTCCAAGACCTTTGTCGCCACCCTGCGGCTCGATCCCCAAACAGAACTCATGATTACGGAAGACGGGCGCCTCACGAAATCGGAACAATGACCTGATCCCCAATCCTGGAAAGGAAGAAAGTCAGCCGGCACTTTTGAGCGGACTTGCCCCTCTGCGCAGGATTCAGCCGCGATCTGCTGTGATCCCGTCTTGCGATCGCCTATGTGTCTGTAAAAAATGAGGCTATGGCGTTCTTTCCGCAAGGCATTCATTTATATAACATATGTGGTTGCCTCTCAACCATATAATTGGATGTTACTCATGTCGCCCCCCTTATCAATACGGTGTCAATACGGACTCATTACGGACAAAGTCCGTAGTGAGTCCGTATTGACACCGTATTGATAAGGGGGGCCAGATGATGCAAACATGAATTAGGCAAAACTGATTTGGGCGATAAATGGGTGAATCAAGGACTTTCAGAGGCCTACGCAGAAAAAAAGCTGGACAAATATCAAAGCGTTGGCGCTGATGGCATAAACCCTTGCAGAGGCAGGTACGATGAACAAGACCGATAACCCCAGCCTTTTGAATGAGGCATCAGGCCGCGCCTACCAATACAACCGCGTGCGGTTCTGGCTGAACGGCAAGCCCTTCCGCGCGGAAATCCCTCCGGCCCAGACCACCCTGGAGTTTCTGCAGCAAAACGCGCAGCTTTATGGCACCAAATGCAGCTGCAACGAGGGGGATTGCGGTGCCTGCACCGTCGTTCTGGCCAGGGTCCGGGACGGCGCGGTCCGCTACGAGGCCGTAAATTCCTGCCTTTACAATGCCGCCAGGCTGCACGGCAAGCATCTGATCACGGTCGAAGGCCTGGGCACACCTGATAAGCTGCATCCCATCCAGCAGGCGATGCTGGATTTCCACTCCACCCAATGCGGCTACTGCTCCCCGGGCTTCGTGATGAGCCTCTTTGCCCTTCTGGCCAGCGTTTTGCATCCCTCCGAAGCGGAGATCCTGGCCGCGCTGGAAGGCAATCTTTGCCGCTGCACGGGCTATGACAGCATTCTGCAGGCCGCGCGGTTTATGGCGGATAAGTTCGCTCCGGACGAGATCGTTCCAGATTGGTGCAGGGCATTGGAGAAGGAGGTCCTGGCATTCCAGGGGCCATCCGGATCCGTGGAAAAAATCGGCGTCCCGCTGCGCCATTGCCGCAAGTATCACCTTCCCAGCACTTTGGAAGACCTTGCCACCTTGCTGCATCAAGAACCGGAACACACGATCATCAACGGCGGGACGGACATCATGGTGCAGATGAATGTGCAAAGGCGCCAATACCCCGTTCTGATCGACCTCAGCGCCCTGCCCGGGCTGGACCGCGTGGAATCCGGGCCTGATGGGATCAGCATCGGCGCCAATGCCACCTATTCAGACCTGCTTTGCTCCGAGGCGATCTCATCCTCCCTGCCGGTCCTGCAAGATCTGATCATGCTTGTAGCCTCCCGGCAGATCCGCAATTTTGCCACCCTGTCCGGAAACATTGCCAACGCTTCGCCGATCGGGGACACCCTGCCCCTGTTGCTGGCCCTGGAAGCCTCGTTGGTGCTGTATTCCTCTTCCGGCGAGCGCAAACTGCCCCTGCGCGGGTTTTTTCTGGATTATCGGAAAACGGCTCTGCGGCCGGACGAGATCATCAAGTCCATCCTGATCCCCCTTCCTCCGCAAAGCGCCTTCCTGCGCAGCCTGAAAGCCGCCAAGCGCAAGGCGGTGGACATATCATCGGTTGTTTCCGCGGTGCGGATCGAGGAGCGGGATGGCAGGATCTGCTTTGCCGAACTTGCCCTGGGCGGGGTCGCGCCGGTGCCCAAACTCTCGCGCCAATTCCACAACGCCTTGGCCAACATGGAGTTGCAGGGCTTGCACCCGTCTGAAATAGCCGACTTCGTGGCCGCGGAATTTCAGCCGATCTCCGATGTGCGCGGCTCGGATGCCTATCGCTCAAAACTGATCCGCAACCATGTGCTCAAGTATCTGCGGGAATTTCTGGAAGGGGGCCAATCATGAGCAAACTGCCTCCCCACATCAGCGGAAAGCTTCATCTGACGGGATCTTCGCGCTTCATCGGAGACGAGGTCCCGCTTCCCAACATGCTTTATGCCAAGTTTCTCTTCGCTCCAGTTGCCCACGCCCGCATCACCAGGCTGGATGTTTCCAAAGCGGCCTCCGTGCCAGGAGTGGAGAGGGTTGTAACTGCCGCGGACATCCCCGGGGAAAACCAGATCGGACATGTGATCAAGGACGAGCCGCTGTTTCCGGAAACCTTGATCATGTATGCCGGCCAGCCTTTGGCCATGGTGCTTTCTGAGGACGAGATTCTGGCCGAGGACGCGGTGAAGCTGATCGAACTGGAATACGAGGAATTGCCTCTGCTGCTGGAGATCGACGCGGCTGACAGAGCCGGGGAATGGTATGTCCCCGAGCGCAAGATAGAGTGCGGCGACGCGCAAAAAGCCTTGCGGGAAGCGCCTTTCACCTTGGCCGGAGTAACGCGGACCGCGGGGCAGGAACATTTCTACATGGAAAGCCAGCGCTGCCGCGCCGTGCCTGGCGAAGGCAGCCAGATCACCCTGCACACGGCCACGCAAAGCACGATGGAGGTCCAGGAAGTGCTTTCCCACGTTCTGGGCTTGCCCGCGCACCACATCATCATCGAAGTTCCCAGGCTGGGCGGGGCTTTCGGAGGCAAGGAACGCGCAGCAACGCTCTGGGCTTGCCTGGCAGGTTTGGGTGCCTGGCTGACCCGCAAACCCGTGCAGATCCTGCTCACGCGGGATGAGGACATGCGGGTGACCGGGAAACGCCATCCCTTCGAAGGCCGCTGGCAGGTCGGCTTCGATTCTTCCGGACGGATCAGCGCTCTTGACATTGAACTGCTCAGCAACGGCGGGGCCTATGCCGATCTTTCCATCGCCATCCTGGAGCGCGCCATGTTCCACGCTGAAAACGCCTATCACATTCCCAACGTCCGCATCCGGGGCCGGGCCTGCCGCACCAACCTTCCTCCCAACACGGCTTTCAGGGGTTTTGGCGCGCCCCAGGGCATCTTCATGATCGAGGCCGTGATCGAAAAGATCGCCGCCCGCCTCGGTTTGGACCCTCTGGAGCTGCGCAAGGCCAATGCATACCAGAGCGGAGACAAAGCTCCCTACGGCCAGGCCGTGCTGGAAAGTAATCTCAGAGGATTGCTGGAAAAACTGGAGGCAAACAGCGCTTATGCCTCGCTGAAAGAAGAAGTTATGCGGTTCAACGCCTCGCACGAAGGTGCCAAACAGGGCCTCGGCGTCGTGCTGGTCAAGTTTGGCATTTCTTTCACCACCGCCTTGCTCAATCAGGCTTCCGCGCTGCTCTGGATCTACATCGACGGCAGCGCGTCGCTCACCACCGGAGGCGTGGAAATGGGCCAGGAAGTCAGCACCAAATGCGCCATCGTGGTTTCCCGGGTGCTGGGCATTCCGCTGGAGCGGATCCGGGTGGAGAGCAACAACTCCCAGAGAGTGGGAAATGCTTCTCCCACAGCGGCTTCTACCGGCAGTGACCTCAACGGCAACGCCTCGCGCATCGCATCCGAAAAGGTCCGCCAGCAGCTTGCCCCCGCGGCTTTGGAACTCCTGGCCGGAAAAGGGGTCGAATGCTCCGAAGATCAACTCCGCTTCGAAGATGGAAAGGTCTTTGCTGAACAAGAAAGGGAAAACTGGATCGCCTTCCCAGAATTGGTGCGCCATGCCTACAATTCCCGCATCCCGCTGGCGGCCTATGGCTATTACAAGACCCCGGGAGTGCATTTCGACCGGGTGAGGGGAGTGGGAGATCCTTTTCACTACTACGTTTGCGGCTGCGCCCTCTCGCAGGTGCAGATCGACGCCCTCAGCGGCGAACACCGCGTCCTGAAAAGCTTCATCGTGCATGAGAACGGCAACAGCCTGAGCGAGGAGATCGACCGGGGCCAGATCGTCGGCGCTTTCGCGCAATGCCACGGCTGGTGTACGATCGAGGATCTTCCAATGGACTCCCAGGGCCGCTATCTGGCTGTGAACCCATCCACTTACAAGATCCCCACGGTACGCGAGATCCCGGAGAAACTCGATGTGGAGATGGTTCCCTCGGGAGCTGGATACGCCAGTGTTTTTGGCAGCAAGGCGACCGGCGAGCCGCCTTTCATCTATGGCCTGTCCGTCTGGTTTGCCATCCAAAACGCCATCCATGCGGCCGATCCGGAAGCGGAACTGGGCTTTCCGGCCACCCCGGAAGCGGTGTTGATGGCCTTGCGTTAACAATAGGAGGATATTATGTTCAAAGCAGTAATCGACATTGGCACCAACTCGATCAAGGCAGTGATCGCCTCGGTCCTGGAAGAGGGAATCGACATTCTGGAGGATATCAACCGCGCTCCCAGGCTGGGGGAAAAACTCGCGGAAAGCGGCCAGATCGGTGCGGAGGCGATGCAGCGCAATCTAAGCGCTCTGAGGGAAATCCGGGATATCTGCCAAAAACGAAGGGTGGAAAAGGTGCAATGCGTGGGCGCGGAAACCCTGCGCAAGGCCAAAGATGCCGACCTCTTCAAGCAGATGGTGCTGGAGGAACTGGGTTGGGAACTGCGCACCCTCCGTCCTGAAGAGGAGGCCCGGCTAACCTTTCTAGCCTCAGTGGAGATGGCCCCCAAAGGGGTTCCGGCCCTGGTCGTCGATTCCGGCGGAGGCAGCACGGAATTCAGCTTCGGCGATCGTGTCAGCATAGAGGCCAGGCACAGCCTGCCTTTGGGCGCCGTGACCCTCACCCAACAGTTTATCCACAACGATCCGCCCAAAGCTGAGGAACTTTCGCTCCTGGCTGAGCACATTCGGAAAATGCTGCGGGACCAGCTTCCGCAAAGGGAGCCGCTGTTTACCATCGCCTGCGGGGGAACCCTGACCACCCTGGCCGCCGTGGGCCTGGGACTGGATAGTTTCGATCCGGACAAAGTGCAGGGCTATTTGCTCACCCGGCAGGAACTTGCGCGGCAGAAAAATCTATTCCGAGATTTGGATAACGAAGGGC harbors:
- a CDS encoding carbohydrate-binding family 9-like protein, which codes for MRNKILMTALILLCGILAAETFPVPALPFAPRSYTCFHTFREIRVDGSLDEPDWMEAPWTELFTDIEGEIQPAPHLDTRVKMLWDSQGLYIAARLYDPHIWAKLTQHDSVIFQDNDFEVFIDPDGDTHHYAEIEVNALGTVWDLFLIKPYRDEHSALNGWECPGLEVAIGIEGTLNDPSDTDLEWTVEMLIPWEAMAEFANKPVPPEEGDFWRINFSRVQWQTQILDGQYEKVPGKPEYNWVWSPQGLINMHYPERWGYVFFTRARSGEADPGFIIPQEEQAREYLRQVYYAQRQHWLDRGSYARSLSKLQMKPLDHSGKRLKPILETTSKTFVATLRLDPQTELMITEDGRLTKSEQ
- a CDS encoding molybdopterin-dependent oxidoreductase, producing MSKLPPHISGKLHLTGSSRFIGDEVPLPNMLYAKFLFAPVAHARITRLDVSKAASVPGVERVVTAADIPGENQIGHVIKDEPLFPETLIMYAGQPLAMVLSEDEILAEDAVKLIELEYEELPLLLEIDAADRAGEWYVPERKIECGDAQKALREAPFTLAGVTRTAGQEHFYMESQRCRAVPGEGSQITLHTATQSTMEVQEVLSHVLGLPAHHIIIEVPRLGGAFGGKERAATLWACLAGLGAWLTRKPVQILLTRDEDMRVTGKRHPFEGRWQVGFDSSGRISALDIELLSNGGAYADLSIAILERAMFHAENAYHIPNVRIRGRACRTNLPPNTAFRGFGAPQGIFMIEAVIEKIAARLGLDPLELRKANAYQSGDKAPYGQAVLESNLRGLLEKLEANSAYASLKEEVMRFNASHEGAKQGLGVVLVKFGISFTTALLNQASALLWIYIDGSASLTTGGVEMGQEVSTKCAIVVSRVLGIPLERIRVESNNSQRVGNASPTAASTGSDLNGNASRIASEKVRQQLAPAALELLAGKGVECSEDQLRFEDGKVFAEQERENWIAFPELVRHAYNSRIPLAAYGYYKTPGVHFDRVRGVGDPFHYYVCGCALSQVQIDALSGEHRVLKSFIVHENGNSLSEEIDRGQIVGAFAQCHGWCTIEDLPMDSQGRYLAVNPSTYKIPTVREIPEKLDVEMVPSGAGYASVFGSKATGEPPFIYGLSVWFAIQNAIHAADPEAELGFPATPEAVLMALR
- a CDS encoding FAD binding domain-containing protein; this encodes MNKTDNPSLLNEASGRAYQYNRVRFWLNGKPFRAEIPPAQTTLEFLQQNAQLYGTKCSCNEGDCGACTVVLARVRDGAVRYEAVNSCLYNAARLHGKHLITVEGLGTPDKLHPIQQAMLDFHSTQCGYCSPGFVMSLFALLASVLHPSEAEILAALEGNLCRCTGYDSILQAARFMADKFAPDEIVPDWCRALEKEVLAFQGPSGSVEKIGVPLRHCRKYHLPSTLEDLATLLHQEPEHTIINGGTDIMVQMNVQRRQYPVLIDLSALPGLDRVESGPDGISIGANATYSDLLCSEAISSSLPVLQDLIMLVASRQIRNFATLSGNIANASPIGDTLPLLLALEASLVLYSSSGERKLPLRGFFLDYRKTALRPDEIIKSILIPLPPQSAFLRSLKAAKRKAVDISSVVSAVRIEERDGRICFAELALGGVAPVPKLSRQFHNALANMELQGLHPSEIADFVAAEFQPISDVRGSDAYRSKLIRNHVLKYLREFLEGGQS
- a CDS encoding Ppx/GppA family phosphatase; translated protein: MFKAVIDIGTNSIKAVIASVLEEGIDILEDINRAPRLGEKLAESGQIGAEAMQRNLSALREIRDICQKRRVEKVQCVGAETLRKAKDADLFKQMVLEELGWELRTLRPEEEARLTFLASVEMAPKGVPALVVDSGGGSTEFSFGDRVSIEARHSLPLGAVTLTQQFIHNDPPKAEELSLLAEHIRKMLRDQLPQREPLFTIACGGTLTTLAAVGLGLDSFDPDKVQGYLLTRQELARQKNLFRDLDNEGRKGIKGMPASRADIILAGAMIAAGILEHFTLEGVRVSTYGLRHTLLWEDLP